The sequence ATTTTGGATTTCAATTTGCTGGCGGAGAGTATTTGCAGTTTTTAGATTGTGACGACATCCTTTCTTCTAATAAACTTCAACTACAGATAGAACAACTAAGAGAATATAATTTTGATCCTTATATTATTTCTGTAACAAAGCACCAATATTTTATAAATAATGACATTCGCCACATTGATGTTGAAAGCTCAACAAAAGAGATAATTTGCCACGACTTCGATTTTCCAATGGATGTAATTATTGAATCCTGGGAACACTTGACCGGCTTTTGTGTTCATACCTGGCTATGGCATAGGACTCTAATGTCAGAAGCTGGCAACTGGGATGAATCACTATGCAAAAATGAAGATGGAGAATACTTTTCCCGGATTCTATCACATACAAAAGCTGTAAAATTTTGTCGGGATGCAGTTGCTTATTACAGGTTTAATCCAAAAAGCATTTGCAATACAATGAATCCGACAAAAGAATGGGATCAGCTACGTTCGGTTCGACTAATTATTTCAAAAATCAAAAAATATAGATACAATCAAGAAATCAAAGATATCATTTATAACATGTACATAGCTTATATGTACCCTAAAGATCTCTATTCAGAATATGCAAAAGAGTTCAAAAAGGACATCTTGAAACTCGGCTATCATTTTGATTTAATTGGAAGAGGAAAAATATATTGTCACTTATATAAGATTGGAGGGAAGAAACTTGCCGACACATTTTATTCCATCAAAAACAAAATAAAACAAAGATTTCAAAATTGACCACTCCCATACTATTCATCATTTTCAACCGCATAGATACCACAAAGCAAGTATTTGAAGCTATACGGTCAGCACAGCCCTCACAACTATTCGTGGCTTCCGACGGAGCCCGAACGGACAGAACTGGAGAAGAAGACTTATGCCGTGAAGTACGTGAATATGTA comes from Paludibacter jiangxiensis and encodes:
- a CDS encoding glycosyltransferase family 2 protein; amino-acid sequence: MQISTYPLISIIVPCYNQAQYLPEALDSVLAQTYTNWECIIVNDGSPDNTEEVAKIYCNKDSRFKYIFKENGGLSSARNFGFQFAGGEYLQFLDCDDILSSNKLQLQIEQLREYNFDPYIISVTKHQYFINNDIRHIDVESSTKEIICHDFDFPMDVIIESWEHLTGFCVHTWLWHRTLMSEAGNWDESLCKNEDGEYFSRILSHTKAVKFCRDAVAYYRFNPKSICNTMNPTKEWDQLRSVRLIISKIKKYRYNQEIKDIIYNMYIAYMYPKDLYSEYAKEFKKDILKLGYHFDLIGRGKIYCHLYKIGGKKLADTFYSIKNKIKQRFQN